Proteins encoded together in one Peribacillus asahii window:
- the trhO gene encoding oxygen-dependent tRNA uridine(34) hydroxylase TrhO: MTENKPYRVLLYYKYVTIENPEEYAAEHRAFCIEHGLKGRILIAKEGINGTVSGTVEQTNQYIEMMKNDPRFADMVYKIDEADEHAFPKMKVRARPELVTLRLEDDINPNELTGRHLSPKEFFEEMQDENTVVLDARNDYEYDLGHFRGAIKPDILNFRDLPQWVRDNKEMFEGKRVLTYCTGGIRCEKFSGWLVREGFKDVGQLHGGIATYGKDPEVKGELWDGQMYVFDERISVPINQKEHVIVGRDYFTGEPCERYVNCANPECNKKILASEESEHKHLRSCSHECRVHPRNRYVAEHNLTEEEVAERLQQLVTQ, from the coding sequence ATGACAGAAAATAAACCATACAGAGTATTGCTGTATTATAAGTATGTAACGATTGAAAATCCTGAGGAATATGCGGCTGAACATCGAGCATTTTGTATCGAGCACGGGTTAAAGGGCCGTATTTTAATTGCGAAGGAAGGAATCAATGGTACTGTTTCTGGTACAGTTGAACAAACAAATCAATATATCGAAATGATGAAAAACGATCCGCGATTCGCGGATATGGTTTACAAAATAGACGAAGCAGATGAGCATGCTTTCCCTAAAATGAAAGTTCGCGCTCGTCCAGAACTTGTTACACTTCGCTTAGAAGATGATATTAACCCGAATGAACTAACAGGCCGCCATTTAAGTCCAAAAGAATTTTTTGAAGAAATGCAGGATGAAAATACGGTTGTACTCGATGCTCGTAATGACTATGAATATGACTTAGGTCATTTCCGCGGAGCAATTAAACCAGATATTTTAAACTTCCGTGATTTACCGCAATGGGTACGTGACAATAAAGAAATGTTTGAAGGAAAAAGAGTGTTAACCTATTGCACAGGTGGTATTCGCTGTGAAAAATTCTCAGGCTGGCTCGTTCGTGAAGGTTTTAAAGATGTTGGTCAACTGCACGGTGGAATCGCTACGTATGGTAAAGACCCTGAAGTAAAAGGTGAGCTTTGGGACGGACAAATGTATGTATTTGATGAAAGAATCTCTGTTCCAATTAATCAAAAAGAGCACGTCATTGTTGGTCGCGACTATTTTACTGGCGAACCTTGTGAACGCTATGTAAATTGTGCAAACCCAGAATGTAATAAGAAAATCTTAGCGAGCGAGGAAAGTGAACATAAGCACCTGCGCAGCTGTTCTCATGAATGCCGCGTGCATCCACGCAACCGCTATGTAGCTGAGCATAACTTAACTGAAGAAGAAGTGGCAGAAAGACTACAACAATTAGTAACTCAATAA
- a CDS encoding sensor histidine kinase, whose amino-acid sequence MLFNNATAIDFLMDHKDRIISQWTQFSLSGEKVEHFFKLFIEKMKKQQSTLEECLDSLSENIATEQFLQIMSMEEFTKTITAGRSIIIEEVLTLHLTPCDSLRLINEINRSLDQLIQQTITYYAKLQAKSLEEQYYFISQTHKDRLTLLGQMTSSFVHEFRNPLTSIMGFIQLLQSEHPEVKYLDIISSELNQLNSRITQFLNLSKKEKASEYIDSFSISKLVDDVIEFLYPSILEANATVSYAIPDDIMISGSKEEIRQVLLNIILNALDVIPTTSVPTITISGTQSREGLLLTIANNGPKIPDDVLPTIFDPFVTTKTKGTGLGLFVCKEIIEKHGGSLTCNSSNFLTTFTIHLPI is encoded by the coding sequence ATGCTATTTAATAACGCTACAGCAATTGATTTCTTAATGGATCATAAAGATCGTATTATTAGCCAGTGGACGCAATTCTCCCTTTCCGGAGAAAAAGTCGAACATTTTTTCAAACTATTTATAGAAAAAATGAAAAAGCAGCAATCAACGCTTGAAGAGTGCTTAGATTCATTATCGGAAAATATTGCGACAGAACAATTTCTTCAGATTATGAGTATGGAGGAATTCACTAAAACGATTACAGCTGGAAGATCCATTATAATAGAAGAAGTACTTACTTTACATTTAACACCCTGTGATTCACTTCGTCTCATTAATGAAATTAACCGTTCACTCGATCAATTGATTCAACAGACCATTACTTATTACGCAAAATTACAAGCAAAATCGCTAGAAGAACAGTACTATTTCATTAGTCAGACACATAAAGACCGCTTGACTCTGCTCGGTCAAATGACATCTAGCTTTGTTCATGAATTTAGAAATCCATTAACATCCATTATGGGATTTATCCAATTGCTACAATCGGAACATCCAGAAGTAAAATATTTAGATATTATCTCAAGTGAACTTAATCAACTAAACAGTCGAATCACACAATTTCTAAATTTATCAAAGAAAGAAAAAGCAAGTGAATATATTGATTCCTTTTCTATTTCAAAGCTTGTCGATGATGTTATTGAATTTCTTTACCCAAGCATATTAGAAGCGAATGCTACCGTTTCGTATGCCATTCCAGACGATATAATGATTAGCGGCTCTAAGGAAGAAATACGTCAAGTATTGTTAAATATTATCTTAAACGCACTAGATGTCATTCCCACAACCTCTGTACCGACTATTACTATTTCTGGTACACAATCTAGAGAAGGATTACTCTTAACGATTGCTAATAACGGTCCAAAAATCCCAGACGATGTATTGCCAACTATTTTTGATCCTTTCGTCACCACCAAAACAAAAGGAACTGGACTTGGCTTATTTGTTTGTAAAGAAATTATTGAAAAACATGGCGGCTCTCTTACATGTAATTCTTCAAATTTCTTAACAACCTTTACGATTCATCTTCCTATTTGA
- a CDS encoding IDEAL domain-containing protein, whose translation MIERFIVLELLQHQVSCCCPGQQHQHIIEFRQGDVLTITGERKYVDCLGWHVLIDINDEFQFFMYAAEIEDLHSKGSVCSISDLELRINYLRFKVDEALDAHDRESFLSFVDELCSIKEIKSKMQCADRQAF comes from the coding sequence CAGCATCAAGTAAGTTGTTGTTGTCCAGGGCAACAGCATCAACATATAATTGAGTTCCGTCAAGGTGATGTTTTGACAATTACAGGTGAGCGGAAGTACGTTGATTGCCTAGGATGGCACGTTTTAATAGATATCAACGATGAGTTTCAATTTTTTATGTATGCAGCAGAGATTGAGGACCTGCATTCTAAGGGAAGCGTCTGCTCCATTTCGGATTTAGAACTAAGGATTAATTATTTGCGTTTTAAGGTAGACGAAGCACTTGATGCACATGATCGAGAGTCATTTCTTTCCTTCGTGGATGAACTGTGCAGCATAAAGGAAATCAAGAGTAAAATGCAATGTGCTGATAGGCAGGCTTTTTAA
- a CDS encoding YitT family protein yields the protein MYDILCRNGRAYDGGIYISYIEKVAATIVGSLLLGIAINLFLVPYHLLDGGLIGLGLIVHYYFHLPAGLSIILLSAPLYAYVWFFERSWLFRSLNGLLVSSLCIDLCSNIIIHWKVPIALSAIVGGLLIGLGIGLMLRYETSTGGTDMLAHIISKKSGWNVGLIILFLDSCVLVSGINIVGVSIFCYSVLTIIAGAFMTSITVRRSW from the coding sequence TTGTATGACATATTGTGTAGAAACGGACGAGCTTATGATGGGGGGATTTATATATCATATATTGAAAAGGTAGCAGCGACGATTGTTGGTAGCTTGCTTCTTGGAATTGCTATCAACCTTTTTTTAGTTCCTTATCATTTATTAGATGGCGGATTGATTGGACTTGGGCTTATTGTTCATTATTATTTTCATCTTCCTGCTGGATTAAGCATTATTTTACTTAGTGCACCCCTTTATGCATATGTTTGGTTCTTTGAAAGGAGTTGGCTCTTTCGCAGTTTAAATGGTTTACTCGTTTCTTCCTTGTGTATCGATCTTTGTTCAAACATTATTATACATTGGAAGGTGCCAATTGCGCTTAGTGCTATAGTAGGCGGTTTATTAATTGGGTTAGGTATTGGTCTTATGCTTCGTTATGAAACATCAACAGGAGGAACAGATATGCTGGCTCACATTATTTCTAAAAAAAGCGGATGGAATGTCGGGTTAATTATTTTGTTCCTAGATAGTTGTGTACTCGTATCAGGTATTAATATTGTTGGTGTAAGCATTTTTTGTTATTCTGTGCTCACCATTATTGCTGGAGCTTTTATGACGTCGATTACGGTGAGGAGATCCTGGTGA
- a CDS encoding hemolysin family protein codes for MDIINLVLIAILIALTAFFVASEFAIVKVRSTRIDQLIEEGKANAIQAKRVTSNLDEYLSTCQLGITITALGLGWLGEPTVERILGPLLTQLHIPNSVAHILSIIIAFSLITFIHVVVGELAPKTLAIQKAEQVTLLVSKPLIWFNKIMYPFIWILNGSARMLTRMFGLKAVSEHDIAHTEEELRIIVSESYKSGEINQSEFKYVNKIFEFDDRIAKEIMVPRTEIATLSKTDTIQQFFEVLSEEKYTRYPVIDGDKDHVIGMVNMKELFTQMIDKSNQSTQTIEQYIRPIIRVIDSIPIHDLLVKMQKERIHMAILMDEYGGTSGLVTVEDILEEIVGDIRDEFDLDEVPDIRKLKDDHYIIDAKVLISEINDLLKIDIDDEDIDTMGGWILTENYESKQGDVLKYGDYHFKIKEMEDHHIHYIEIYKPATVITEVAEVKDFPIISKTEIVS; via the coding sequence TTGGACATAATAAACTTGGTTTTGATTGCCATTCTAATTGCTTTGACAGCATTTTTTGTAGCTTCAGAGTTTGCAATTGTTAAAGTAAGGAGTACAAGAATTGACCAATTAATTGAAGAAGGAAAAGCGAATGCCATTCAGGCAAAACGAGTAACCTCTAATTTGGATGAGTATTTATCCACCTGTCAGCTTGGTATTACGATTACCGCACTTGGTCTTGGTTGGCTGGGAGAACCGACTGTTGAAAGAATTTTAGGACCGCTTCTAACTCAACTTCATATCCCTAATTCTGTTGCTCATATTTTATCAATTATCATTGCCTTTTCCCTTATTACCTTTATTCACGTAGTTGTCGGAGAATTGGCACCAAAAACGTTAGCGATCCAAAAAGCCGAACAAGTAACTTTGCTCGTATCGAAACCATTAATTTGGTTTAACAAAATCATGTACCCATTTATTTGGATACTGAATGGAAGCGCGCGAATGCTTACAAGAATGTTTGGTTTAAAAGCTGTATCTGAACATGATATCGCTCATACAGAAGAAGAGCTTCGTATTATCGTTTCAGAAAGTTATAAAAGTGGTGAAATTAACCAATCTGAGTTTAAATATGTAAACAAAATTTTCGAATTCGATGATCGGATTGCAAAAGAAATCATGGTACCTCGTACAGAGATTGCCACATTATCTAAAACAGATACGATTCAACAATTTTTTGAAGTTTTATCAGAAGAGAAATACACACGTTATCCTGTTATTGATGGGGATAAAGACCATGTCATCGGGATGGTCAACATGAAAGAACTATTTACGCAAATGATTGATAAGAGCAACCAGTCAACTCAAACGATTGAACAGTATATTCGTCCAATCATTCGAGTGATCGATAGCATCCCTATTCATGACTTATTAGTCAAAATGCAGAAAGAACGAATTCACATGGCGATTTTAATGGATGAATATGGCGGTACATCAGGGCTCGTTACAGTTGAAGATATTCTAGAAGAGATTGTCGGCGATATTCGCGACGAATTCGACTTAGACGAGGTTCCAGATATTCGTAAACTCAAAGACGATCACTATATCATCGATGCAAAAGTATTAATTAGCGAGATCAATGATTTACTCAAAATTGATATTGATGATGAAGATATCGATACAATGGGCGGCTGGATTTTAACGGAGAACTATGAATCTAAGCAAGGCGATGTTCTCAAGTATGGTGATTATCATTTTAAAATAAAAGAAATGGAAGATCATCATATTCACTATATTGAAATTTACAAACCAGCTACAGTCATTACAGAAGTGGCAGAGGTGAAAGATTTCCCAATCATCTCCAAAACAGAGATTGTTTCATAA
- a CDS encoding cation diffusion facilitator family transporter, with the protein MDTDQNSLSAERGAYISIIAYIFLASLKLTVGYFGHSKGLWADGLNNATDIVASVAVLIGLKISKIPPDKNHAYGHLRAETIASLIAAFIMITVGIDVITGAIEDFFTEDTQSPSILTAITALFSAAFMYGIYRYNVALSRKINSASIYAVAQDNRSDALVSVGALVGILGTYIGIAWLDGVAAIVVGIIICKTAVEIFLDASHSLTDGFDEELLQKIGVTISKTEGVKDMSAIKARMHGNEILVEATIHVNPLLTVIESHEITVQVEQNLLSEHNVKYAIIHIEPYTTSQQ; encoded by the coding sequence ATGGATACAGATCAAAATTCTCTTTCAGCTGAAAGAGGGGCCTATATTAGTATCATCGCTTACATATTTTTAGCATCGCTGAAATTAACGGTGGGCTATTTTGGTCACTCCAAAGGCTTATGGGCTGATGGATTAAATAATGCGACCGATATTGTCGCTTCGGTTGCCGTATTAATTGGATTAAAAATTTCAAAAATCCCGCCAGATAAAAACCATGCATATGGCCATTTGCGTGCAGAAACAATCGCTTCTTTAATCGCTGCTTTTATCATGATTACGGTCGGTATTGATGTCATTACCGGTGCTATTGAAGATTTTTTTACAGAAGATACTCAATCACCAAGCATATTGACAGCAATTACAGCATTATTCTCCGCGGCGTTTATGTACGGTATTTATCGTTATAATGTAGCGCTTAGTCGAAAAATAAACAGCGCTTCTATTTATGCGGTTGCACAGGATAATCGATCGGATGCACTCGTTAGTGTAGGGGCTTTAGTTGGAATTTTAGGAACCTATATCGGCATCGCATGGCTCGATGGAGTCGCTGCTATCGTTGTCGGAATTATTATTTGTAAAACAGCTGTCGAGATTTTCCTAGACGCTTCCCACTCCTTAACCGATGGCTTTGATGAAGAGTTATTACAAAAAATTGGAGTGACCATTTCAAAAACAGAAGGCGTTAAAGACATGAGCGCAATTAAAGCTCGTATGCATGGAAATGAAATTCTTGTTGAAGCAACCATTCATGTAAACCCGCTTTTAACGGTTATCGAAAGCCATGAAATCACGGTTCAAGTCGAACAAAACTTACTATCGGAACATAATGTTAAATATGCAATCATTCATATAGAACCTTATACGACTTCACAACAGTAA
- a CDS encoding NAD(P)H-dependent flavin oxidoreductase, producing the protein MLQNLVKYPIIQAPMAGGASNPVLAAAVSNAGGLGFLAAGYKTAEDVRKEIVQIRQMTEKPFGVNVFVPSDESVDEGVLVEYRQKIEQEALKIETTIGEAYSDDDEWSQKIAVLKEEKVPVVSFTFGCPAEEVIRELQQAGSIVIVTVTNVEEAKIAQERGANAICAQGIEAGGHRGSFKNETEEDYGLLVLIRLIQQEIDLPIIAAGGIMNGKDVAAVLTAGATAAQLGTAFLRCPESGASSVHKAALVDSRFKKTALTRAFSGRRARGLVNYFLTTYSAEAPAAYPHLHHMTKTMRKVAGQKNEPELMALWAGQGHRLAKELPAGEVVREIVQMANLKF; encoded by the coding sequence ATGTTACAAAACTTAGTGAAATATCCGATTATTCAAGCTCCAATGGCAGGAGGAGCATCCAATCCTGTATTAGCCGCTGCAGTATCAAATGCAGGAGGCTTAGGTTTTCTAGCTGCTGGTTATAAAACAGCTGAAGATGTGCGAAAAGAAATTGTCCAAATAAGACAAATGACAGAAAAGCCTTTCGGTGTAAATGTATTTGTCCCAAGCGATGAATCAGTGGACGAAGGCGTTTTAGTGGAGTATCGGCAAAAAATTGAACAAGAAGCTTTAAAGATCGAAACAACCATTGGAGAAGCATACAGTGATGATGATGAGTGGAGTCAAAAAATAGCTGTTTTAAAAGAAGAAAAAGTACCGGTTGTCAGCTTTACATTTGGGTGTCCAGCGGAAGAAGTCATTCGTGAACTCCAACAGGCAGGCTCAATCGTTATCGTGACCGTTACAAATGTAGAGGAAGCAAAAATTGCGCAAGAGCGAGGAGCGAATGCCATTTGTGCACAAGGAATAGAGGCAGGTGGTCATCGCGGTTCTTTTAAGAATGAAACAGAGGAAGACTATGGGTTACTCGTATTAATTCGCCTCATCCAACAAGAAATAGACCTGCCGATTATTGCAGCAGGTGGAATTATGAATGGGAAAGACGTTGCCGCGGTACTAACAGCAGGTGCAACGGCCGCTCAATTAGGAACCGCTTTTCTTCGTTGTCCAGAGAGTGGAGCGAGTTCTGTTCATAAAGCAGCACTCGTTGATTCTCGATTTAAGAAAACTGCTTTGACACGTGCTTTTAGCGGCCGACGTGCACGCGGGTTAGTCAATTATTTTTTAACAACTTATAGTGCTGAAGCTCCAGCGGCTTATCCACATCTTCACCATATGACGAAGACGATGCGAAAGGTAGCCGGGCAAAAAAATGAACCAGAGCTTATGGCATTGTGGGCAGGGCAGGGGCATAGACTAGCCAAGGAGCTGCCAGCAGGAGAAGTCGTTCGAGAAATCGTACAGATGGCTAATTTAAAATTTTAG
- a CDS encoding DUF6254 family protein yields the protein MTQSKRQEERQWTKRKQSQNPHGKVNSFEQLAEGTVKSEANKE from the coding sequence ATGACGCAATCCAAACGACAAGAGGAAAGACAATGGACAAAAAGAAAACAATCGCAAAATCCTCATGGAAAAGTCAACTCTTTTGAGCAATTAGCTGAGGGAACAGTAAAAAGTGAAGCTAATAAGGAATAA
- a CDS encoding hemolysin family protein, giving the protein MDTFNLILVILLIALTAFFVASEFSIIRVRSSRIDQLIEEGNKNAMAAKKVISNLDEYLSATQLGITISALGLGWLGEPTVLHLIKPWFDLLHIPAQAAEILSFVIAFSLITFLNVVVGELAPKTVAIQKAEQVTLLLAKPLLFFHKIAFPFIWLLNHSARAVVKMLGFKQTNENEAHSEEELRFILSDSYENGEINQSEFKYVSNIFEFDDRLAKEIMVPRTEILTISKDEILEDFVNMAKQERYTRYPVVEGDKDHVIGLVNLKEVFADLIKKQDNRFNKIETYTRPIIRVMENIPIHDLLLKMQKERIHMAIVMDEYGGTAGLVTVEDILEEIVGEIRDEFDNDEVPSIQVLSDGHYILDAKLLVKEVNDLLDLEIDDEDIDTIGGWILTENYDVSLGDIIQKQDFAFKVIEMEDHTIKFIEVQKVKQPILQADNQLEES; this is encoded by the coding sequence TTGGACACTTTTAATTTAATACTAGTTATTCTTTTAATTGCATTAACAGCTTTCTTCGTTGCTTCGGAATTTTCTATTATCCGAGTTCGCAGCTCTAGAATTGATCAGCTCATCGAAGAAGGAAATAAAAATGCAATGGCCGCAAAAAAAGTGATATCCAATCTGGATGAATATTTGTCGGCAACACAACTTGGGATTACCATTTCAGCTTTGGGATTAGGATGGCTTGGTGAACCTACTGTTCTACATCTCATTAAACCTTGGTTTGATTTATTACATATTCCAGCTCAAGCAGCCGAAATTTTATCATTTGTTATTGCCTTTTCGCTTATTACTTTTTTAAACGTTGTTGTAGGTGAATTAGCGCCCAAAACGGTCGCTATCCAAAAAGCAGAACAAGTGACGCTGCTGCTTGCTAAACCGTTACTATTCTTTCATAAAATTGCCTTTCCTTTTATTTGGCTGCTGAATCATTCAGCTCGTGCCGTAGTAAAAATGCTTGGATTTAAGCAAACGAATGAAAATGAAGCCCATTCTGAGGAAGAATTACGATTTATCTTATCCGACAGTTATGAAAATGGAGAAATAAACCAGTCAGAATTCAAATATGTAAGTAATATCTTTGAGTTTGATGATCGTCTTGCCAAGGAAATTATGGTACCGCGAACAGAAATTTTGACCATTTCAAAGGACGAAATACTTGAAGATTTCGTCAACATGGCGAAGCAAGAACGGTATACACGCTATCCTGTTGTGGAAGGCGATAAAGACCATGTAATTGGCTTAGTTAACCTAAAAGAAGTGTTCGCTGATTTAATCAAAAAACAAGATAATCGCTTTAACAAAATTGAAACATATACTCGCCCTATCATCCGAGTAATGGAAAATATCCCGATTCATGATCTGCTGCTAAAAATGCAGAAAGAACGGATTCATATGGCGATTGTTATGGACGAATACGGCGGGACCGCTGGGCTTGTTACAGTGGAAGACATACTCGAAGAAATTGTCGGTGAAATTCGTGATGAGTTTGACAATGACGAAGTACCGTCTATACAAGTTCTTTCAGATGGACATTATATTCTTGATGCAAAATTACTCGTTAAAGAAGTCAATGATTTACTAGATTTAGAAATTGATGATGAAGATATCGATACGATTGGCGGCTGGATTTTAACAGAAAATTATGATGTATCTCTTGGCGATATCATTCAAAAACAAGATTTTGCTTTTAAAGTTATCGAAATGGAAGATCATACAATTAAATTTATTGAAGTACAGAAAGTGAAACAACCGATATTACAAGCAGACAATCAACTAGAAGAATCCTGA
- the ytvI gene encoding sporulation integral membrane protein YtvI, whose translation MNRSIWILWMWRIGFLLLLFWLIPYSWALILALFTALLLNGIVDWLCKSFSMKRLWAVFIVFVLYVGSLTTLTFLLISVLTRQIITVSEKVPDIARELYQTVMLPFIKQWEQYSKTLPADTIWSIENAMERGIRSLEGFTQNFVQGTVQFVTSVPALFIDLLIYLIAVFLICLELPVIRERVKQFFRDSTYQKISFVYQDLSIAAVGFLKAQVLLSLLTFVMAYAGLWLLNVPYTLLLTLLIVIVDILPILGTGSVLVPWAIIVFFQGNQHLAIGLLLLFLVITIVRRTVEPKVYSANMGLTPLAALISLYLGFKLLGFIGLFVGPALVIVYETLKKVGVIKPNFKL comes from the coding sequence GTGAATCGTTCTATATGGATTCTTTGGATGTGGAGGATAGGATTTCTTCTCCTTTTATTCTGGTTAATTCCGTATTCATGGGCATTAATTTTAGCTTTGTTTACAGCGCTTTTATTGAATGGGATTGTAGATTGGTTGTGTAAAAGTTTTTCGATGAAACGGTTATGGGCAGTTTTTATTGTATTCGTTTTGTATGTGGGGAGTTTAACGACTTTAACTTTTCTGTTAATTTCTGTTTTAACGAGGCAAATCATTACTGTTTCGGAAAAGGTGCCAGATATTGCGAGAGAGTTGTATCAAACGGTGATGCTCCCATTCATTAAACAGTGGGAGCAATATTCCAAAACTCTTCCGGCTGATACGATTTGGTCTATTGAAAATGCAATGGAAAGAGGAATTCGTTCGTTAGAAGGCTTTACGCAAAACTTTGTACAAGGAACGGTTCAGTTTGTTACATCAGTGCCGGCTTTATTTATTGATTTGTTAATTTATTTAATTGCCGTGTTTTTAATTTGTTTAGAACTGCCGGTTATCAGGGAAAGGGTGAAACAGTTTTTTAGAGATTCCACTTACCAAAAGATTTCTTTCGTGTATCAAGATTTAAGTATAGCAGCCGTTGGTTTTTTGAAAGCACAGGTGTTGCTTAGTTTACTTACGTTTGTTATGGCGTACGCAGGCTTATGGTTATTAAACGTTCCTTATACCTTATTACTTACTTTGTTAATTGTTATTGTGGATATTTTGCCTATTCTAGGAACAGGTTCCGTGCTTGTGCCATGGGCAATCATCGTTTTCTTTCAAGGGAATCAGCATTTGGCAATTGGTTTATTGCTTCTCTTTCTTGTCATTACAATAGTGAGAAGAACGGTCGAACCAAAAGTTTATTCGGCTAATATGGGATTAACACCGTTAGCCGCTTTAATCAGTTTATATTTAGGATTTAAGCTGCTCGGATTTATTGGGCTTTTTGTTGGTCCCGCCTTAGTGATTGTCTATGAAACATTAAAAAAGGTAGGGGTAATTAAGCCTAATTTTAAACTTTAG
- a CDS encoding FixH family protein, with product MKKLPAFSILLVLVLLAGCQETEMPEGKEVNSTVTTPLVASISSVGDLVAGKEIIIEASVKQGKEVIQEADEVLIEIRKSGSDERTMLGAKNIGEGKYQVLHTFPDSGKYFVIAHVTTKGLHVMPEKEFVIEEHKPSETSAHPSSDFSIEFFNNRAKAGQKSDVEAAIILDGKPLTAANVSFEVWKEGSEESHFIKAIEKESGKYQNKVSFQDEGTYKIQVHVEKGELHEHQLQTIEVE from the coding sequence ATGAAGAAATTACCAGCGTTTAGTATACTGCTTGTACTTGTACTATTAGCAGGATGTCAAGAAACAGAAATGCCAGAGGGGAAGGAAGTAAATAGTACGGTTACTACTCCGTTAGTCGCTTCAATTTCAAGTGTGGGCGATCTTGTAGCAGGCAAGGAGATTATTATTGAGGCTTCAGTGAAACAAGGAAAGGAAGTCATTCAGGAAGCGGATGAAGTGCTTATTGAAATTCGAAAATCTGGAAGCGATGAGCGAACGATGTTAGGTGCGAAAAATATTGGAGAAGGTAAGTATCAAGTATTACATACGTTCCCGGATAGCGGAAAATATTTTGTAATCGCTCATGTAACGACAAAGGGTCTTCATGTTATGCCAGAGAAAGAATTTGTAATCGAAGAGCATAAGCCTTCAGAAACATCGGCTCATCCAAGTTCGGACTTTTCTATTGAGTTCTTTAATAACCGGGCAAAAGCTGGACAAAAGTCTGATGTGGAAGCAGCTATAATCTTAGATGGAAAACCGTTAACAGCGGCCAATGTGAGCTTTGAAGTTTGGAAAGAGGGAAGCGAAGAAAGCCATTTTATTAAAGCGATTGAAAAAGAGAGCGGGAAATATCAAAATAAAGTATCCTTCCAAGACGAAGGTACTTATAAAATCCAAGTACATGTAGAAAAAGGCGAGCTCCATGAGCATCAATTACAAACGATTGAAGTGGAGTAA
- the thiT gene encoding energy-coupled thiamine transporter ThiT — MNNKTLFLVEVAIFAALALLLDFVSGAIMGRFWPQGGSISLAMVPVFLMAFRWGVKGGVLTGVLLGGLQIITGAIPYHFASWIIDYFLAFGVVGFAGVYVNKVNVSLREGNYSKANFYIISGVLLGSFLRFLCHFASGIILYGEYAPPGQPVALYSLVYNGTYMLGCFVLSAIIVAMLYSTARNVLIRKAY, encoded by the coding sequence ATGAATAATAAAACACTATTTTTAGTGGAAGTAGCGATTTTTGCTGCTTTGGCGTTGCTGCTTGATTTTGTATCAGGTGCGATTATGGGAAGGTTTTGGCCGCAAGGAGGTTCTATTTCCCTTGCGATGGTTCCTGTTTTTCTAATGGCCTTTCGTTGGGGAGTTAAAGGCGGAGTCCTTACTGGAGTTTTATTAGGAGGATTGCAAATTATAACGGGAGCCATTCCGTATCATTTTGCTTCATGGATTATAGATTATTTCTTAGCTTTTGGAGTGGTAGGGTTCGCTGGTGTATATGTGAATAAGGTAAATGTGAGCTTAAGGGAAGGGAACTATTCGAAAGCTAACTTTTACATTATAAGCGGAGTGCTGTTAGGAAGCTTTTTACGATTTTTATGTCATTTTGCTTCTGGTATTATTCTTTATGGAGAGTATGCGCCGCCAGGCCAACCAGTCGCGCTTTACTCGCTCGTTTATAACGGCACGTATATGCTAGGATGCTTTGTACTATCTGCTATTATCGTGGCCATGCTTTATTCAACGGCAAGAAATGTATTAATAAGAAAAGCGTATTAA